CGACTTTCAGAAAggggctttgggactctaaagtcctttggccaaatgcaaacgcgtttagtttgattttttggatgACTTTGGCAAAATGCAATTACATCTCCAAATAGCTCTAAGGGACTTTAGCTGAATGCAAGGCTTGAGGTGTTTTGAAAAGTTGTATTTTGGGAATGCAAATAGCTCgattactgttcatcttctccaacttCTCCAACTAATTGTTGCTACCGACGACGGCCGGCCAAGGGGTGGCGCGCGCTGGCGACCACCGCCTAAGAGTCGTCCGACCCCGGCGATCGTCGCTAGATCTCAGGCGACGCTCGAATCACGCGACCCAGGCGTTGGCTGCCTGAATTGCGCAACCCACGCGGCCACCTGAGGTTGCACGTCGCCTGGGTCAAGCGACCCCAAGCGTTGGCTGCTTGAGGTCGAGCAATCGACACCTAAGGTCGCGTAACCCTAGGTGTCAGCCACCTGAGGCGCGCAACTGACACCTAAGATCATGCAATCCCAAGGGTCGGCCGCTTGAGGAGTGCGACCGACACTTGGGGTCGCACGCCTGAGGTGGGCAATCTCAGGCGACGGCAACTAGGGTCGATAAGGCCGTTTGGCAACCAGATTCAGCGGTTCAGCCGCCAGATTCGGCGGTCCAACGAGCCgagacttcaaaaaaaaaaaaatgtaatttttttttgtatttttaatttaacaaaagtccatttcaaatgcaatttttatcaaACAATATTTTACCCAAAGTCATTTCACAATGCACTTTAaaactacaatttaccaaatgctATTTGCATATTCACAAACCCTTTTAGcttaaaggtatttgcattttcccaatggcATTTGCCCAAAGTCGAATCAAACGGGCCCTATATTACTTAAGAGCTCTAGAAGCGGCATTAATTTCTCGTGCACAAACTAGTCGAGATCTTATATCGCTCTCATGATGAAGTTGTGGCAGATCGAAATCAATTATCGAGCCCAAAGTGATTTACCATCTCACTCGATGGACTAAATGCTTGAGCTAAGTTATGGGTGGTACAACCTTAACTAAGGAAACTTTGTCATATTGTTCTTTGGAACAACTATTGAAGGACGGTTGGCCTGATGTTGTTCGCTCATCAAGCGACCCACAAGCTCTTCCAAGGCCAAGGAACTGCCAGCTAGTGACATTAGCTTCAGATTGTACAACACAGGCGAGACATTATCGCATTGAACATGAACAAGAAGCTTAGGACTAGCCGATGACAACGCTGTTCAGATGCCACAATTAGTTACACAGGCCTCTCTTGTCCATTGTTGCTATTGAACTTGTATAAATGGTCGTACACGCATCATTTTCTGATCGAATGTAAAACGAAGTAGAAAAAGAGCAACAAGGAAGGATCTTCGCATCATAGCAAATGTCTGACTTTCCTTCTTAGACCGTAAATGTACTAAAAAGGTGACTGGTGATACACTTAGGATCCATTCCTTTCACGGAAAATGAtccatttccggaaaatattttctagaagtcattttccaggaaaatgacaattttttcggtgttcggctaaaacttgaaaatgttttggaaaatattttccggcattcggtaaagaaaatattttctaactcTTTTGCTTGGGAATAGTTTAACATGGCCGGCAACAAGAAGTCATAGGCCTTCGATATAGTTTTGGCGCTCGGTGACAAAAGCTTCGTGTGGCAAACACTGCATTCCATAATCCCCCGTTCTTCATTGATCTGCCCCTAAAATCTCACGATCTCACCAGATGTATCTACAGATAAACTCCAAAATCAGCACAAAACCAAGTAGAGGATTGATTCAATAGAAGCATTTCGGTCAAAAACATGATCTTCATTGCCTTAATCAATGCTAGAAGCTCGCAAGACAAAAATCTGGACTCATTGCCCAAGTGCAAGGGAAATCAACAGAACACAATTGTAAGACTTCTCTCATTCATTAGGATCAGCAACTCAATTCAATTCTCCATCGATATCAGAAACTCAAATCCGAATGCCACCGTTACGACCAGACTCCCACCAGATCTCGCCTTTAACACAACAACATGCGAACCCACCTCATTTTTCTCGAATACAACTtcagaaaatccaaaattgatgcGATCCCAATGAAACCCAGATCGCGGACCGCATATCTCACCAGCggaaaatcaaattcaagcgttCGCCTGACGAGACAGTTGTAACCGAATTGCAAACGGGAGCGAAAACGTCGCCCCTAGATCAATGGGAGCGAGTTGCGAAACAAAGACTCACCAGAACGCACATGCCTCGGGATTGTCCCCCGCCGGCGGCGAATTCACACACCGGCAGCGAAGAGGAAGCAGGGCACGTCGTGGAGATCAAGCACCACTGGACGAGGGGGACGCTCCGCTGTGTCTAATCATTggcgtcgaaggaggaggaggacgagatcaGAAACCCAGGCTTCGCAAGGGCGGAGATCCAGCACCACTGGCCCCGCCACTGCTAATCATCGGCATTGAAGAAGGAGGACGAGATCAGAAACCAGAGCTTCGTGAGGGCGGGAGATCCAGCACCACTGGATGAGGGGATCATCagttgaaggaggaggagataaaAAATCCTAGGTTTCATGAGAGACATGAGTAAGGAAAGAAGCGCAACAGAATTGTGCGAGAGCACACGTACggacaagaaaatgatttcctcttttgaaaagaggaaatcattttccacaatctAATGGGAAGATTTCTCATTGaccagaaaacattttccttgatcATTTAGTTTCCGTcatccgaacaccggaaattccggaaaatgttttcccataagttattttccgtgaaacgaatggTCTCTTAAATTGCAAAAGTCTCATAGCCAGAGTGATGCGATATCGACGTCCAGTAAGTGATGAATTTGGAGACTTCGGGCTACCACCTCTCATTAAGTACGTGTCTGATAATGCAACAATCACCATACTGCGGAAATAAACCGTGCAACAAGATCAAACAGAAGAGATGCGGTTTCCTTGTGATGGGCAACTCTGAGAACAAAACACAATCACGACACCTCACTTTCCACGGTTTATGTATATATACTGCGATGTCGCTTGCATCCAACAACCATTTACAACATCAACCAATAAGTCAAAGAACCGAAACTTGGTCAGTTATTTCACCGTCATACGTGACATCTTCGGGGACCAGCACATCAAAATCGCTAACACTCCACTCTGCAATTGCCCCGCTCCGGCTGACATAAATTTCTGTACCAACATCGATCGAGGACCATATACGCTTTGCTGGTTCTGTTCCCGGATCCTGCAGAGTGAAATAGTTAAAGAGGTGTTGCAGTGACGATCGATAATCAATAGGACAAAGGCCCTTTTGGTGCCTGATTAATCGCAAGTGTCTATTAATAGTGCAGGGAAGAAAAAACTTCCTATGCCCAATGTATATTAAGTAAAAAGGAAACCCAGTGTTATCGAATTGGAAGATGGAGATGTGTTCGATTTTTGTGTCTAATCCTCgcacggaaaaagaaaaaaggacagcACAAGGGAGTATTGGATAGTCAAGATTGGAAACAGGAATGAGGCTCTTTCATTTGTGAAACAGCTTAAGATTGGTTAATCAAGATCCGACATGCAAATATTCTGCTCCCTGTTTGTTTAAGTTGTAGGTTGCACATGGTACAGCAGAGTGCAACCAATAGATAGTATGAATATCAGGCAAACTAAAAGCATGCCTATAGGAGCATAACGACCACTCAACATTTGACCCCTAAAAACCTGGTAAATTAACATACTTCATACAACACAGAAATTATGTTAGTCACACAACGACAGGAGTGCAACCAACCTGGTAAAAGTATAGACGATGGGACAGCGCTCCGACATCAAGTTCCCATGTCCTAGAATCTCCAACCCATCCATCACCTTGCTTTTCAGGATAGCCATGGACTGCCCATTCAGAATGTGGCAGAAGTTGAACAAGTTCCTGTGCTTGTGGATTGCTATAAGGGTCACAGATATCATATGGTTTCTCCAAATGGTTGGCATTCCCAGGGCCACAATATAGATGATAAGCAGCATAGGGGAACCGAGACGTCTCGTTCCTATATATGATCTCGCCAGAAACACTGACATGGTAAGGTGGACAAGAGACAAGGTTCTCCGGTCTGCACCAGCTTGTAGTTTCTGGATTGATTATCATCTCGCTGTATCTAGTCACATCTGTGAGTACATCGCCATCACACGGATCTCCGCTATTCTTCCAACAGCTTCCTATATCGAGTAGATAGAATTGGCTATTAGGCCCTCCGCCACGTTTCACATTAAGAGTCAATCTTACTTTGAAGTTTGGAGATTCTGGCAactaaaaaatcacaaataaaaaCATCACTTCCAGGAATCAGATCACATAACACAAATATTTTATACACCTAAAATCAATGATATGGTTATATAAATTGGGATCTCTATTACCCGCTAAAACATACAGATTCTGATTTAAAGAGCAGAAATTTGGTGCATATTGATTTTTCTGCTTTGACTATTTGATCTCTTTGTTTGCTTTTGCCCTTTATGTACTGCCTAATCCAACAAAATCAAGTGCTGGGGATTTCTTGATGCAACAATGACCTGCTTATTTAACATGAGTAATTATGCACTGGCGTGAAGATATATGGAGAAAGTACCGGAACTATATGTTTGCAGACCAAAAAGTGTCTGCTGCTTAGCTCCatgaaaaccaaaagaaaatccaattcTGCCCTAGTCTGGGGTCAAAACAATTCCAGATGGGGACAGAAAGgggggaagagaaagaaaaaacaaactatTGCTCAACTTCACAAGTCCCATTGCATTATGGATATGGACAACTGTTGCCAAAGAGGACAATCCCAATTCAGTTAACTGTGCTTCACTAACTAGCCAAatgatataaaagaaaaagaacattcCATTTAGCCTATATGCTGAGTagaatggagaaagaaaaggccTCAGTCTCTCAACTGACCTATCTGCAAATTCTCTACCCTTGGTTAAACATCAGTTGCACTTCTCCAAATACTCTATAGATTCAACAAAAtgcaaagagaaaatttaacagtAATTAGAAGTACACAAACGAAACAAACCTTTCGCATGATTCCCTGACCCTGATAATGATAACCACCATTAAATCCGTTTGTAGCATCTGCCCGTAAGTACAACATAAGCCAAGGATACTTGGCATTCGTTCTcaatatatgagaaaatatCCAACTTCCTGAGCTCATATTCTTCTGCCACAAGACCGAAAAGTACGAGTTGTTTCCAGTGCCTTTGCTCAAATCAGCATCAAGGTCATACGTCCCGTAAAAACCTCCAGTCAAAGAAGCCATTTCACCATCAACCAATCTCGACTGATTATGGTAAACCAAGGGCTGATTCATGCAGCCGCTACCGAAACAGGGAAAGCTCCTGTCGGTCACTATTTTGCTGACTTTCTTCCCGTTCTCAGGACAGAGGGTGGTGTTCTTATCGAAATTACCATTCTTGAGCATGACCATCCAGAATTGCCACGGTTCCGCAGAGTCATTTGCCTCGCAGAGAGAACCAAGGTACAGCTCTTTCTCGGCAGCATACAGATCCGGATCTTCGTACGCCTGAAAACCCTCCAGACGAAACGCATCGCCTGCCCTCAAACTGTTGTCCGATTCCTTCACCTTCTGATGGACCACGCATTCGCTCCCACCATCAGAAGGCGTTAAACTTAAACCTAACACGCCAGTGAATCGAAACAAAACCAATCAATAATCCAGAAGCATCATCATCAAGAGACATCAAACGTAAAACACCGAAAGCACACGCCTTTCCTGATCTAGAAGAGCTACTTCATGCACATGCAATGTCATCCGCAGTCAGAATCATCTCGGAACGACAGAACCCGAATTCTCGCTCGGAAAAGACGCGAGGATACTTCAGAGATCGCGATTCGCGAGTCTAGGGCAACGATCATCATATTTCATAGAATAGACGAGAAAGAGAGCGAAATGGGCGAACCGGGAAAGGAAGGGCAGAGCAAATCAGAGCAATCGGCGAGCCTGGGGCTGGGCATGGCGGGAGCCTCCGCGCCCACCTCGTTACAGAAGTTCCAAGCTTCGAAGCCGACTCTGACGTTGGGGCTCTTCATTCCAGGGTCTCCAATTGCCGACCGATACCCATTCGAAGACGCGGCCGCCGGAGACAGtagcagcagaagaagaagaagcggcggcggcggcggcgaagagCCACCCATCGTCTTCGAAAATTCCTACTGGGGctgaggatgaggaggagacAGGAAAGCTCGACGCTCCTGCCGCACGAGTGGCGACATGGAAGATGGAGAACGGCGCTGGAGTCGCTTGCTTTTTGTCCGTGCCTGGATTTGACATCCCAACGACACCCACTCGCTTTCTACGGCGAGAGAAACTAGAGAGAATGATTTTGTCATTGCTTAGAAGCAAGCACCGGGCGTGCTCTTTTTATACGTTTAATGAcaataattgaaatgactttCCGTAAACAACATCGTATTGCTAGTGTGATACGGTGATAGAAGTGGGTTTATCCAATGCGGAATTTACGAATGGGGAACGCAACATCCGAATGCCACACTTGCATCTCGGAGTGACCTATCTATGGAAATCCACGGAATCCCAGTTTTGGATTCCAGGTAGCGGGCGAGCAAGTTCATGTCGAACCTACGCTTTTCTGAAACCGTCAAGCTAATGACACTGTAGCTGATTTCCTCGATCAGGGACAGTAGGAAACGAGGGTGAAGCTCCGCTGTCGAAAGTGATCGAGGAGGAATATAGAAGATTGGTTTTGAAAAAGATATCGTGGGTTAATCGTTGAAAAATTCTTCCATGGCATGTTCACTCCCAAATTTGAAACGGCATTTGTCTGATTAGTAGTAGAGATACAAATAATTTGTGGCTAAGCACATTAAGCCGATGAGGAAATAAGGACCATTCGGTGTGATAACAATCCTTGCATCAGCTCAACTTGGGACTGAGGTAAAACTTGGGATCTCTGAAAAACCTCCTGATGATGTCTGCCTTCTCGGCTGAAAGGTCAGTTTTGTCCAAAATGTCTTCCTTTGATGCCTTAGCAATTGCCTCAATGGAACCAATAGCTTGATTAAGCTGAACATGTGAAAATCAGGAGTTTAGTCAAAAtaaggatgaagaagaataaaaatgatgttGATCTTACAATTCCAAGTGCAACACCTACAATTAATTTCAGACAAAATAACCTGTCTCCGAACACTATGCGACAGTTAAGAGGAGGACAATGATAACATTATATCATAGTACAATCCATGTGGAGGAAGCTAATGAATTTCCTGAGAGAAATATGGTTTCTGATACAAGTCTATCTCAAATTCCTTTTGAAGAGATCACCGCAGAGGGCAAAATCCCTTTTAAGTCTAGGCAAGTTTTCACATGACTAAATAAAATCTGGAAGTGATTGCTATTACCTACATGGATAACTAATGAAAAGACAATATTTGCAGTACATGGTACTGTGTTGATTAAGGCCTTGCGATAATCGAGAAAATAGACTTTGCAACGTAAGGATGCACAAGATGCCATGGAAAGGATGCAGAAAGCAAAAATTCCTTCAATGGTTCCAAGTTTCCCCCTTTAGTTAGTTCAACATATCGTCAACCCGATAAGACAAGTTTTTTGCAGTGAAGGATAATTGGCAATTAACTGTTAACTGTAGTGCCACTATTGAAAGTCACGAGCAATGGGCatccttattttcttcctagagCAGATCAGATTTTCCCAGGTCCCATAAGGTAGCTCATTGTGGAAGGAACCGAAAAATGAATCCTAGATGCTTTGAAAAGATTGGACAGCAAAGAATTCGAGTAGTAAGTTGCCATGAACTTGGTAAAATTACCAAATTAGCATCATGATTGTCAATGCCAGGTATGGATGTGACAATTCCAAGAAAGAGATCCATCCTCTGCATCGACCGCATCCTCTTGAAGGTGATAAACAGGGGGAATCATTTTAAATGCAGCCAAGGACTAGCTTCCAGAAACCTTGAAGACATCTAAATAATCACCCAGCTTAGGTGAACTAACCTCGGCCTTCAATTTCCATACACCATGCTGCTGCTTGCTTACTGCAATTCATATGGCAATAAACTGTGGATATATGCTGCAGAGATTTATCAACTATAGCCAGCGGGAATAAGGTGTACCCCCAAGGGAGAGAGCTATCTtgacaatcttctcaaagcCCATCTCTACGTCAGGAACAGGAACGAATGTTGGCCTGCCAAGCTCCATTCCAAATCTGTGCCATAACCAAAGTTTAGGAGATCTTTACTAGCATCCACCGCCACAAGTGAGATGCACATGAATGTAACACTTACTTGAAGTAAGAGTGGATGAAAGAATCATTTTGCTCCTTCGTTTGGAGAGTGACAACAACATAAAAATGCGCAAATTCCTCCTTCAGTTTCTGAATCCTAATCCAGAAACCAAATCAAGCATCATATAGAGCAAGGAACTTGAAATAACTCAGCCGACCAACCTGctgaacatatatggaacaaggTTGCACTCCCAAGTCGTAATAAAGACGAAAGCCACCGACAGGCCCCCGCAGTTAAAAATAAAGTCCTGCAAAGAGTACACCCTTAAAAACTAAGTAACAGCTCGGGGATAATTATGGATGCAGTGGCTGAATTACCGGGTCAATAGAGACGAAGTTAAGGCGGAAAGAATTCGAACtgaggaaggaggagatgaaAAAGATAAAGGACTCCTCTTGTCCGTTCCTCCAAGTAGTTTTCATCAAGCAAACCCCCGCACGACCTGCAACCACATAAGGCTATGCTCATCTCAGGCTGTTCGCCAGGCGAATGCTTGCCGTGGCAATAGGAAGAATCACCAACCGAAATTTTTGCCCAGACACCATGTGAACACAATGTAGAAAAGGAATTCATCCGAGACTCATACTCCTTAACGAACATGAAGAATCACATCCCAGATTATCTCTAGCCTGGACTCTACAGAAAGCAGATATAGCTAGAGAAGATGTATAATCACTTGCCAATCAGCCCAAGCCGTCATCACAAGTTTCTGTAACTTCTGCCGACATTGCACGGTTGGAGTAATAGGAATAGACAAACTGCTTTGCGATCGATTAACACAATCTCATCATTAATCACTAGCTAGTATTAAAAGCATTGAAACTACCGAAACATCCAACTGTGGAGACATTAACAAGAAGAGTGTCGAACTAATATATGGATCTCGAATGACGGAAGCTGAAACAGCCAACGAACATTTAGCCACAACAACTCCGCCGTCCATTGCCGTGTCATCAGCTAGCTAAATCCGAGATTCCGACCGTTGCAATAAAATAGCCGGAGAAAGATATCGGATACAGCATTTTGCATCGTAGCTTCTACCACGAAGAAACAGAATCGAGCCACTATTCCTTCTGCACGTCTCCTGTTTCTAAGATTATCGAAGCCGCGTTCCTTTCGACCAGTCAGATCATCCGCCCTCTTCCGATACTCCGATTGGTCACTTTACTCGGTGGCCAGAGGTCTATACACGACTGAAACTGACGATGAATCCGAAACGACATCCCAGGATCTTTTTTGCAACAACAGCGGATGTATTATGGCTTTGTGAATGCACTTGGCGATCGTTCTCGATCATCCGGGCGAGATCCGAAGCAGTACAGTACGGTAGCGAAAAGCAGAGGAATCACCTGAACGCGGCGCGGCGTTTGATGGGAAGAGAGGCGTCGGATGTCGTTCGCTGCGAGCAACGGTGTTCTCCATCTGcgagagagcgagcgagagagagagagagttagagTTCTCGTTCGATTTTGTGTTTGCATGAATGCCAAGGAGTGACGCGGTGTCTCTGCGATTCATAGAAGCAGCGGATGCGTTGCGTTCGCGCGCGTGAATGGTGCTATTTTACACtcgaaataaattttaaaaaaaaaaatctaagatatcctaattgtattaaaaaaataaattaacggTCTCTTTCTACAtacttctagaaaaaaaaaaaggctaaaaagtgaaaaaagtaccaaaatagtcataaactttttgtattggtactaattcagtcctaaattttttaatttgatcaatttaatcctaaatcttttcgtattggtacaaattcagtccatccgatTAATTTAAGCAAGAAATTGCGGACATGGCCACCAGTGGTCTTTTGTGGCGCCACGtaaacaaaatttataattttttatattttaaaggttttttaaattaattttttctttttctccttttttctcttttctttttttttccttcttctttttgccttaCCCCTTGGCGGCAAGGTCGCTGGCCGACTGACCATCGCCGGCCACTGGTGAAGGTCGTCGCGCCCTCGCCTAGATCAAGGCAGGGGCCgtcgccctcgcttgtggccggcaAGGGCGCGGGGCCCCTCACCCGACCATCTTGTGGCTAGCGATGGTCGGCCGACCAaggggtaaggagaaaagaaaagaaaaattaaaaaatctgaaaaaaatataaaaaaattataaaatttgtccacgtggcATCACATAAGACCGTTAACCGCCACGTCAATAAtttccggcttaaattagccggatggactaaattgatatcaatgtaaaaaggtttaggactaaattagtccaattaaaaaatttagaattgaattggtaccgatacaaaaggtttagaactattttagtacttttcccgCTAAAAAGTCTGaggattatttatttaaaatgcaGATATTTCGCCCTAAAATCATTCAAAGATAATACATGCATTTATTGCAATAAAGTTCATAGATCCACCATTTGTTTTTGAAATCTCAACACCGTTATAACATGTCGGAGGAGTCGTACGAAATATTTTCAAGCGACTAGCCTCGTTTTGATGTGGCATATGATTAAAGCGCGATGCGGTGCAGTGACCTCCAAATAGACCATACCATGGAACACAATCACCATTTGAAAGTATAACCTCCGCAAAATTAACACAACCTAGCTCTGAGTGTCTAACATCGATGCAGTGATCTTAGGACGACATGAAATTGTTTCCTTAAGATTGTTGTGCTGATGATTCATTTCGAAGATCGATTCTAGAGAGTCTTGAGATCATGAATACGATTCCTGCATGTTGTAGATACTCGATATCTGAAGTTATGCATCTATGCTTGCGACGTAGCTGGTCCATGGGGTGCTTTATTACAGATATGGAAGTGTTCAAAAATTGCGAGGCCTCTAAACCATTCAAGTCACGCCATGACGCAAAGAATAGACTTGCCGGGGACCAAATGAAAGAGGATGGTCTTCTAGCACTTGAAAGATGAGGAGAGTTGCTATCCCACATGGTGTTCCGACTGGAGAGCATTGCAGCGCAGAAAGTGCACTCCATCCCGAGACCTGATTTTGGAGAGTTTCCAGGTGATCTTAACTTCCACATTGGACCCTCGAATGCAAAGCGCATCTTAACATGAAACTCTCGTGCAGCAAACAGGATGGATCTCATATTCCTTTATCCTACCTATCTCCTATCAATGACAAAGCCATCTCAAAAAACACGAGTCTGAGGCTCTTGGATAAGGTAGTCACACCTTCTCTTTCTGGAAAGACCGTCCAAACTTTCGGGTCTTTGGGCCATTGAAAACGgtaacttctcaatttttctaAACAGGGAGAGATTAACTCTCATTTCCAAACTGCTTCTGGATGTCGTTGAACGATACGGTCGCAGATCCCCTTTGTTTGGCTTTCGGCTGAGATGGATGCTCCTTCCAGCCCGTCATATAAATTACCTATGAAACAAGCAAATAATTGAAGCTGATGAATAATGTGAACTGCAGATGACGAAAAGAAAGATGTCTACCAACTGATGCAATAGATCCACGTTCACAGAGGAAGGGAAACATTCTCATGATTAGCGTCAAGTGTATGTAATGTTCTCTTCCCGGTGCACCACACTTAACCTCAATGTTCTTAGGATTAAACGGCTCTTGAAGGAAACAAAGCATGATTCTTTTCACCTTGTAAAGTTCccatttaaaaacaaaacagagGAGACAAAACAAATATGAGAATCCACAGCCGGATGTGGATACTCTGGCTACCTGGAAAGTTGCAGGGATGGTACCGTCTTCAGCAGCAAACATTGAATCATAGATTGCTGCAGTTGCCAGAGCTGTTTCCCTTTTCAAAATCTGATTTTATGAACAAACAAAGTTCTCATTAATTTTATCGAGTGCATAGGAGTCTGCTATTGTATGTAATAAACCAAACGAAACAGTGAGCAAGGGAAGAACATTCACGACATTTAGGGGTAGTCTTACAGGAATCCTTTGTTGAAGAGCATTAGTCTCGCCCATTGCTCTGAGATGTTCTATCAGCTCAAAAGCTTTAccagaaaacagaggaaaaaagaaCATCAGAAATACCGTATAAATTGACACTAATCGTTGTAAATACAGAGCCAAGAAACACAGTactataaaaagaaattacataTATAAGCATGAcgagagaaaaaggaagcaCAGTACCTAACATTGATTAAACATTATTGTTGATTGAGTTATAAGCCCCAGGCAACGAGAAGATCAAATCGAAACTTAAATTCTTCAGGCCTTTAACATACACTGACTAGCATGTCATAAATGAAGAAGATGCAAAACAACTTCTGACCAGAAAGAACAGCAAAAAAGAGGATTCATCAGCAACTAAGTCAGTAGATTTTGCATCTAGGATGCTCATATGCAGCTTATGCAAACCAATAACTGACTTCGCATATCATCTTTCTTGCTTACTACTCCTGGCTTTTCTTCCTATTTCTATGTAACACATAATTCTCCTCTGATAGAAAGAAATACAACTACCACCTTGACTCGACATCCTTATATAATGCATTCTCTCATTTGCTGATAAAACATGTAGGGCTACAAAACACTTTGTGCAAGAGCATGAAGTAGGCCTGTTAAGGATTACTAGGGAGAATGGACAAATAGAGAGGCGATGCAAAATTTTCAACAACAGCTTTTTCTCAGGTATCAATCATTGGCCCTAAAGATTTACCATCTCTCGTTATAATTTAAATCTCAAAAGTGAGTTATAAACTAGCAGTTGCAATGAAGTCAAAACAGAACTTTCGTAGTTGAGCTGTCATTTTCACACTGATAGAGAACTTAAAAATAGCAAGCACAAGCATCAAAACAAGAGCTCACCACTTTTATATCTCACTACATATTCATCCACATCAACACCTGGAAGAGAGAAACCTGCTCTTGTCAACAAATTACCAGCATCTCGCACCTGAAACACACCAATTAATGGTTGCGAAGTAAGGAAAAACGTGATAACTATCAATTAATCATCTCTTTAACCGAGCTGTATATGGACCAAAAATTC
The window above is part of the Eucalyptus grandis isolate ANBG69807.140 chromosome 6, ASM1654582v1, whole genome shotgun sequence genome. Proteins encoded here:
- the LOC104450730 gene encoding uncharacterized protein LOC104450730, translating into MGGSSPPPPPLLLLLLLLSPAAASSNGYRSAIGDPGMKSPNVRVGFEAWNFCNEVGAEAPAMPSPRLADCSDLLCPSFPGLSLTPSDGGSECVVHQKVKESDNSLRAGDAFRLEGFQAYEDPDLYAAEKELYLGSLCEANDSAEPWQFWMVMLKNGNFDKNTTLCPENGKKVSKIVTDRSFPCFGSGCMNQPLVYHNQSRLVDGEMASLTGGFYGTYDLDADLSKGTGNNSYFSVLWQKNMSSGSWIFSHILRTNAKYPWLMLYLRADATNGFNGGYHYQGQGIMRKLPESPNFKVRLTLNVKRGGGPNSQFYLLDIGSCWKNSGDPCDGDVLTDVTRYSEMIINPETTSWCRPENLVSCPPYHVSVSGEIIYRNETSRFPYAAYHLYCGPGNANHLEKPYDICDPYSNPQAQELVQLLPHSEWAVHGYPEKQGDGWVGDSRTWELDVGALSHRLYFYQDPGTEPAKRIWSSIDVGTEIYVSRSGAIAEWSVSDFDVLVPEDVTYDGEITDQVSVL
- the LOC104450731 gene encoding protein PARTING DANCERS, with amino-acid sequence MENTVARSERHPTPLFPSNAAPRSGRAGVCLMKTTWRNGQEESFIFFISSFLSSNSFRLNFVSIDPDFIFNCGGLSVAFVFITTWECNLVPYMFSRIQKLKEEFAHFYVVVTLQTKEQNDSFIHSYFKFGMELGRPTFVPVPDVEMGFEKIVKIALSLGVSKQQHGVWKLKAERMRSMQRMDLFLGIVTSIPGIDNHDANLLNQAIGSIEAIAKASKEDILDKTDLSAEKADIIRRFFRDPKFYLSPKLS